The Rhododendron vialii isolate Sample 1 chromosome 3a, ASM3025357v1 nucleotide sequence TTCGAAAATATCTTAAGCCATTAAAATTTGTGAAAGTGATGATTGACCGTAGAGACATAGCGCGAAGAGTAAGAGCGAAAGATTTTACCAGATGATTACATGTGCGTTCTAGCTTCTTGTATCAAGACTATCGGGCTGTACATATCAAGAATTGGGGGTCCCAATCATAAATTATCTCAAACTACGTTTGGAATTGAATCGGCTTCAAATGCTAATTAAATACATCTCATTGGTTGACTTTGATCACAACAAGATAGTTCATTGCAGATCGATTAATCTTATTCCTCTTATGCGGCTATGCCATAtgttcaaaggaaaaaagaaaaaaaaaacacacaattaggctccatttgttttgatgtaaaatgttttacaatgaaaaatattttccatgtaaaatattttttcagaaaataaatttcaaacttttattttcaggtgtttggttggcacttgaaaatattttcagaaatcaacaaaatagtgtagagagatcTAGAGGGGgtttaaacggtggagagatatgagaatattggaatgaacgtgggtcaggactgacAATCTAGGAAACTGAGCAAGTGAGAATTGCCGTAGAAGGCAGCAGgttcatttcggtaaataatttaaggaagatttaagggtaagtcattttcatctaattaatggaaaatgtattacatgtaaaatgtttttctcattttttacataactaaacaccgaaaaatagaaaaaacattttacgcccaaacaaacggagccaaaTTATTTTACGCCCAGAACATCCAAAAAAGAAACCCTTCAGGAAAACAAATCAATGGTCCAAAACTCTTCCCTGAAAGAATTTCtttaaatctgaaccgttgatctGTTTTCGTGGAGGTTTCCTGACTAGGGTTTGCCAGGACCGTATCATTTACGTtatgaataaataaaaaagtagGCAAATACCAACTTTCCACCTCCCGGAATAGCATCGATTCCTAGTTTCCTAACACCTGTTATTCTTCCCTTTTGTCTTGCCGCGCGCCGCGATCTGTATTTTGAGAAACAAATTGTTTCTTGAAACATTCTTGATTGACGTAAAATTCTTGGAAAACATAGCATAAGGAGGCCTTGTCTACGGCCACCGAAGGAAAAAAGCGGTGGCCCGTGACAGCCCACTCTGGGCCCCCACACGgatgatccgatccgttcaataattttttttaaaaaaaccgagtgggtttcgcgagaaatcagctcgatccgatatgtgtaggtgctcggatccaaagatgagaagcttgatccgagcacctacacatatcggatcgagctgatttctcacgtaacccactcggttttttttttttaaattattgaacggatcggatcatcCGTACGGAATCCGGAGTAGGCCCCAAAGGGcatgcggtggccggccaccgctTTTTCCTTCGGTGGCCGTAGTCTTTCTGATAAACATTGATGCTTAAATACTGCTTAGACAATATGAGGCAGGGGGTGTAAAGAAAGGGAATGGATGTGAATCTTTCGAGTGCCTTTTTGAATTATTGCAGAAAAAAGGAATCAAAATCGAGGAGGCATATATAGGATTGGCAATGAATATGAATGATCATCGAAAGGAATTGATTCTTGTGTGTACATGGAGATCAAATTCTCTTTGTTTCCTCTGGATTTGCACCTGAACCATATGAGCCTAGCTACTAACTCGGGGAGGTGAAATGTGTGTGCAAGTTGCATGGAATCGGTCGTACGTAAGCGCATGACGCGCGTATACACCTCAATGCCAGATTCAAGTTTTGATTTTAAACTCGATGAGTTTGGTTGGTTTATCTACTCTGTCATTTAATCTTGTTATTCTGGGTTTATGCACTGAGAGATAAATTTCTTGCACAATTTGCTTAAtggtaattttaaaaaaaaattgaaccaatAATGAGTCGTATCTCAATACTACAATAATAGACGGGagatgaaaaattaattaacagATAATGAGTATTTCAAGGCTTTTTTAAGTAGTGTCTAAGGGGTTGTTTGGTAACCCAATTCAGCACTTTCTTTCACAATAAATTTTACGataatttcaacaaaaaaataaaaataaaataacgaGTATCTGCTAAGAGGTGGCCGTCTATCACTCTATGCCCACGTGAAGTGGAGATGGGAGATGAAAAATTCCATTCCTGAGAACTTTCAAGTTATAGCCTCCCCTCGTAAGACCTAAATGCAAATGGATATATGGGGAAAGAAGTGAGAATaaaatttcaaacctttttcccttcaaataaTGCACGGGGAATCATAGAAAGGGTGACATTATTGGGTTTTGCATGGAAGCTTTTTTTGTGCATGCACTGACCAATATATCCACAACTTTAAAATTAATCCCCTTCCCCACAGAACCATTTTCCCTAGCTAGAAAAGGAGAGTTAAGGAATATTAAATATGTTTCGATTGATTGCTACTGCAAAACATTTTACAGAAAACTGGTTCCGCGCTTTATCGGTTTTTCAATCTTGGTTTTATGGGTGTTTTTCAGATATTTCTACTTTTGAAAAATGCCAAACAAATCAGAAGCTCAtataaacatgaaaaaagaaCATCCAATGGGACCCATCATTAGGCGCTTTATCGATTTTTCAATCTTGATTTTATAGATGCTTTTTAGATATTTCTACTTTTGAAAAATGTCAAACAAATAAGAAGCTCAtataaacatgaaaaaagaaCATCCAGTGGGACCCATCATAAGGCCTTTGACATGTATATAAACCATCCCAACCCAAACACTAATATCACCAATATTTCCTCAAGCTATTTCTTCTTTCCGCTACGGCTTAATTAGCAGATCTATCATTTACTATtcatttcttcatcttctcttgAGGTgagcccccctctctctacttttttttttttttcgttcttcATAGAACTTAGGTGTCCGGATCAGTTTAGcgcacccctctctctctacttggTTGCTTCGTTTATGGATTTCACTATTTAAATATTACTCCTAAATAACTGTTGTATTTCCCTTGTGTTAATCTTTTCAGACATAGACAAAATGAGCATAGGAGGAGGAGATTGGATGTGCAGTGCATGCCAACACATGAATTTCAAGAAGAGGGATTCATGCCAAAAATGCAGGGCCCCAAAGTTTGGCGGCGGGCCGGACGTGTCCTCGTACGGAGTAAACAGGACGGAAATCTTGGCCGGGGACTGGTACTGCAATGCCACGAATTGTGGGGCTCACAACTACGCAAGCAGGACCAGCTGCTACAGGTGTGGTGCATACGGCGGAGGCATGGCCGCCGGAGATGGAAGTGGCCTCCCCGGATGGAAATCCGGTGACTGGATTTGCACTAGGTTAGTTCACATAACTTTTGCTCATGAATGTTAGTACACATAAGTGTAGCTAGCTAGATTAATAGTAGGTCTCAAAATTGCAGTGTCACAGTACACTTTTTAAACTCATAGCTATTCAGCCTATTCGCGCGGTTGAGATAAACCGAACGGATTCTACCATAACTTGTTCCTGCCAAGATAAAGAAAATCATACTAATTGCAACAAGATGGTGTTGGGATATAAAGCAAGTAGTAATGTAGCATTTTGGTTTCTGTTCCTTGTCTAATTTGAGTGCATTTTGGATATGGTCAGATATGGATGTGGTGTGCACAACTATGCTTGTCGGGCAGAATGTTTCAAATGCAATACTCCTAGGAATTAATTCTGGTAAGCAAATTTCTTAGttatttttggtttatttttcaaacGAAATTGTCCTCTcaacaatttttattattttttcttcagGTGGTCCATTTTAAGGAGTGTGGATCAAGAAAGACTATTCAGCGGTTTATTGAATCCAGTTCAGTTCAATCGTTCCGTTTTTCTTgtcttcctttcctttctctcaATTTCCTGATTTAGCTTAATAAGCTTATTCATCGTTGATGATTCGATTTCATGAGAATAGCTATTATTAACGCCAAGAAGGGTTTAAGACTTCATTTTTATGTTGCAAAGTGTGTACTAGCACAAGAAGCATGAGTTTCCAGAATTACCCTCTTGTttgaaataaaatgattacCTTTTAGACTAATGCACTCTTTCCTTCTACTTTTGCGTTTGATTTTGAATATGGGATGAAGGGTAAAAAGAAAatagatcattttttttcttcttgacgaGTCAAAAGAGTTAAGGATTGCCGGacatccaaaaaacaaaagatagaCCAAAATTTTAGAACGAATGGAGTACATGTAAATTTTGTAGAGCAATTTAAAACCAGTTAAATTAAATGGGCTCCACTCGATTGTTTTAACGAATCAAAAttgatcccttttttttttttttttgtgttcaaatAAACACGACCGAGGACCACAACTTGCAATTTTATTCAACCAATGCAAATGAAACAGTGCCAGAACCTTGGAACAATTGGATATACTATGAGATTCAAAAAGATCTCtgtaattcattttttaaaaaggcctTGTTTGGGGCAATAAAAACTCCTCCCCTTTTCCTTTAAGCATCAAAtccataaataaatttaaaaaaaacacaaataatgTTGCAGATAAGAACCGGATGCCCGCTTTATGAGCACATATTTATGCAATGCCAAGATCGGTCCGCAGATGCTGTCGAGTAGCTCCCTGCCGAGCAGATGTTGAGCGGCCAATCTAGCCGTTCATCTCATCTCGacatggacggctcggattgaatctAAAAGcatacaaatctgaaccgtccattgcCCCGTTAAGATTCGAGTcatcgattgccgagatgaggCGGTCGGATCGGCCGCTCTGCACTGATCTATAAGGAGATgtttggcagcatctcccattcTCTGTCTGAGATGTCTAAAAGTTGACTTTTTGATGATCtttcttctctattttttttttaaagacaaaattttttaataatcgTTAAATGGTTACAATGACAATGCCCTCTAAAACAAGCTAAAAACACACAAATCATTTTTGAACATCCAAAGAGATTTTGGATCTCCATGCTCCATACCGGCTTATACCTTTGGGCTTTCCAGCCTCGGTCCATA carries:
- the LOC131320211 gene encoding uncharacterized protein LOC131320211; translated protein: MSIGGGDWMCSACQHMNFKKRDSCQKCRAPKFGGGPDVSSYGVNRTEILAGDWYCNATNCGAHNYASRTSCYRCGAYGGGMAAGDGSGLPGWKSGDWICTRYGCGVHNYACRAECFKCNTPRN